The ANME-2 cluster archaeon genome includes a window with the following:
- a CDS encoding UPF0179 family protein, protein MNEDTIVTLIGVRMAKPGVEFIFKGKSKDCNGCNLKSTCMNLDEGGHYKIVDIRNAAPLDCSIHDGGVQAVDVVEVPWKVFIETSKAYEGSTITYEPVNCDEKDCEMFEICQHSGPVPGRKYKILKIAGEPDGECLRDMTFKVVELK, encoded by the coding sequence ATGAATGAAGATACTATTGTGACACTTATTGGCGTAAGAATGGCAAAACCAGGCGTGGAATTCATATTCAAAGGCAAAAGCAAGGATTGTAATGGATGTAATCTCAAGAGCACATGTATGAACCTGGATGAAGGAGGCCATTATAAGATAGTTGATATTAGAAATGCAGCACCCCTTGATTGTTCAATACATGATGGTGGTGTGCAGGCTGTGGATGTGGTAGAGGTACCCTGGAAGGTATTTATCGAGACTAGTAAGGCTTACGAGGGTTCGACTATCACGTATGAACCTGTTAACTGCGATGAGAAGGATTGCGAGATGTTTGAAATATGCCAGCATTCCGGTCCGGTACCCGGACGAAAATACAAGATCCTGAAAATTGCGGGAGAACCGGATGGTGAATGCTTAAGGGATATGACCTTTAAGGTAGTGGAACTGAAATAA
- a CDS encoding DUF5350 family protein encodes MGKTGSIEWGRIKGRKGKTRLVEKSNLEYKRPGPAQRYNSAGTKRRRFKRSEKAVQK; translated from the coding sequence ATGGGTAAAACCGGTTCAATCGAATGGGGCAGAATTAAGGGCAGAAAGGGAAAAACCAGACTGGTTGAAAAAAGCAATCTGGAATACAAGCGCCCGGGTCCTGCACAGCGGTACAATTCAGCAGGTACAAAACGCAGACGTTTCAAGCGTTCTGAAAAAGCAGTTCAGAAATAA